TTTCTGGGTCGCCAGCGGCAATACGTTGACGGCTTCCCTGATCACGCCCACTATTTGTCCGGGATCAAGCTTTATTTCCCGACGGATAATCTGGCCGGCTATCGCAATCACCAGTTTGACCAGTTCGCTTTCCACTTCCTCATCCAGGTGTTTGAACGGTTCGGCCAATGATTCGAGCAACAGGTTCAACTCCGCCAGTTGCTTTTGCAGCAAATGCTGACTCTCTTCATAGCCTTTTTTATGCCCGGCCTCCAGCCCCTGCTTTTGACCTTGTTCGAAACCCTGCTTGGAACCTTGTTCAAAGCCTTGTTGCCGGCCTTGTTCGAAGGCTTCGTCATAAGCCTGCTTCTGCATGGCCTCGATTTCATCTACCGTCAGAACCTGAGTGGCTTGCTCCACTTCGACATTCTCCGACCGCGGAGCGCCAAAAACCTCCAGATCTTTCCAGGTATCCAGCGCATCCAGTTCGGCAGAGGAAAACTTGGAGAC
This sequence is a window from Methylomonas methanica MC09. Protein-coding genes within it:
- the fliH gene encoding flagellar assembly protein FliH, whose product is MSSSNKVSKFSSAELDALDTWKDLEVFGAPRSENVEVEQATQVLTVDEIEAMQKQAYDEAFEQGRQQGFEQGSKQGFEQGQKQGLEAGHKKGYEESQHLLQKQLAELNLLLESLAEPFKHLDEEVESELVKLVIAIAGQIIRREIKLDPGQIVGVIREAVNVLPLATQKITLNLHPEDADLVRSVLKLDENPPPWRLQDNPLITRGGCTVETDISTVDATLENRLSAVIATLLGGERQRDAAR